One segment of Natronosalvus halobius DNA contains the following:
- a CDS encoding NUDIX hydrolase, translating to MPTDPLSWETVDSDVAYSCPGFDVVTQTVRLPDGSETDFDYLSEPASVCILPLTDDGQVVCIEEWRQAVSRVSRGLPVGTTEPDDDDLEAAARRELAEETGYRAETLEALLTVEPANGLADSVVHFFLARGCEPASEQRLDHDESIRASSMDYETFLESVREGTIRDGRAVLAVAYYELLSQSKRSFD from the coding sequence ATGCCGACTGATCCCCTCTCCTGGGAGACCGTCGACTCTGACGTAGCCTACTCCTGTCCGGGCTTCGACGTCGTTACTCAGACCGTACGGCTCCCCGACGGCAGCGAAACCGATTTCGATTACCTTTCCGAACCAGCGAGCGTCTGCATTCTTCCCCTGACCGACGACGGGCAGGTCGTCTGCATCGAGGAGTGGCGCCAGGCGGTCTCCCGGGTTAGCCGCGGGTTGCCCGTCGGGACCACCGAACCCGATGACGACGATCTCGAGGCCGCGGCCCGCCGCGAACTCGCCGAGGAAACCGGCTACCGGGCCGAGACGCTCGAGGCGCTGCTCACCGTCGAACCCGCGAACGGCCTCGCCGACTCGGTCGTCCACTTCTTTCTGGCCCGGGGCTGTGAGCCGGCGAGCGAGCAGCGGCTAGACCACGACGAGAGTATTCGTGCGTCGTCGATGGACTACGAGACGTTTCTCGAGTCCGTGCGAGAGGGAACGATTCGCGACGGGCGGGCCGTGCTCGCGGTGGCCTACTACGAACTGTTGTCGCAATCGAAACGGTCATTCGATTGA
- a CDS encoding PadR family transcriptional regulator: protein MDQLTGFQRDLLYVIAGMDRPSGQQILDDINEYIDQPVTHGRLYPNLDTLVERELVEKGQLDRRTNYYALTPKGRRVLERRQKWVQRYVDV, encoded by the coding sequence ATGGATCAACTAACAGGCTTCCAACGCGACTTGCTGTACGTCATCGCCGGGATGGACCGTCCGTCGGGACAGCAAATTCTCGACGACATCAACGAGTACATCGATCAGCCGGTGACACACGGCCGGCTCTATCCGAACCTCGATACGCTCGTCGAACGCGAACTGGTCGAGAAGGGACAGCTCGACCGGCGGACGAACTACTACGCGCTCACCCCCAAGGGACGGCGCGTCCTGGAGCGGCGCCAGAAGTGGGTACAGCGATACGTCGACGTCTAG
- a CDS encoding DUF4397 domain-containing protein, translating into MTRTRPTALESLDGAGRSIQIAGSEGEHDPVFTVNDHEHEDESDTPLTAVRVTHLAPGAPSVDVAVDGESIVSGIASERTTPYFVVEPGTHDVTITATGDEETVFYDESIALETAFYTIAVLDAPEEAVRVELLSDAGSALLRLVHAAPDAPAVDVRDAESERAVFDGVAFGRGTNYVALPSGSYTLEVVPAAAGNGASGVSAGGGEARGGESETSDGEEPSDDEETTNDEETSADGENRTDQSQDAVATVTVELEANTAYTAFAEGFLDPDTDTDRPDRAFTVQLTEDGPAALEESEVEPEPGSEPESGERAPGDDDDSDRGDNGDEAGMDETDGGADDGDDDGDGAPQDDTNRD; encoded by the coding sequence ATGACCAGGACACGACCCACGGCACTCGAGTCGCTCGACGGCGCGGGCCGCTCGATCCAGATCGCGGGGTCCGAGGGCGAGCACGACCCCGTCTTCACAGTGAACGACCACGAGCACGAAGACGAGTCGGACACACCGTTAACGGCCGTTCGCGTCACTCACCTCGCGCCCGGCGCACCGAGCGTCGACGTCGCCGTCGACGGGGAGTCGATCGTTTCTGGGATCGCTTCCGAGCGGACGACGCCGTACTTCGTCGTCGAACCCGGCACTCACGACGTCACGATCACAGCGACCGGCGACGAGGAGACCGTCTTCTACGACGAATCCATCGCGCTCGAGACGGCGTTCTACACGATCGCCGTCCTGGACGCTCCGGAGGAAGCGGTCCGAGTGGAGTTGCTGTCCGATGCCGGATCGGCGCTGCTTCGGCTCGTTCACGCCGCCCCCGACGCACCGGCGGTCGACGTGCGCGACGCCGAGAGCGAACGGGCGGTGTTCGACGGTGTGGCCTTCGGCCGGGGGACGAACTACGTCGCTCTCCCGTCGGGTTCGTACACCCTCGAGGTGGTGCCTGCGGCGGCCGGTAACGGGGCGAGCGGTGTGTCTGCGGGCGGCGGCGAAGCGAGGGGTGGCGAGTCGGAGACGTCGGATGGTGAGGAGCCGTCGGACGATGAGGAGACGACAAACGATGAGGAGACGTCAGCCGACGGCGAGAATCGCACCGACCAAAGTCAGGACGCCGTTGCCACCGTCACCGTCGAACTCGAGGCGAATACGGCCTACACGGCGTTCGCGGAGGGATTCCTCGACCCCGATACCGATACCGACCGGCCCGATCGCGCGTTCACGGTGCAGTTGACCGAGGACGGGCCGGCAGCGCTCGAGGAGTCGGAGGTGGAGCCGGAACCAGGATCGGAACCGGAGTCGGGAGAGCGAGCGCCAGGTGATGACGACGATTCCGACAGGGGTGACAATGGCGACGAAGCCGGGATGGACGAAACCGATGGTGGCGCCGACGATGGCGATGACGATGGCGATGGCGCCCCCCAGGACGACACCAACAGGGATTAA